The Nicotiana tabacum cultivar K326 chromosome 5, ASM71507v2, whole genome shotgun sequence sequence aaatagataaacatatttacggtggagtcacatatggataagcttcttcaggaagattatttacaacggagtactaaatgaacatccataatataatatatttataacaaatagATCATTATTTCAATTTCAACAAAAGTCCAAAACGATGTATTTTTTTCCACTACTTGAAAGACGCAGCCAATAAGGCTTCCGCTCGTGTTCAACTTCCTCACTTTCCCCATTGACTATCTAACAACTCGAACCTGCCCAATTTAGCTTTCGCTCTCCTCCTCCTCCATTTCCCCCCAACATCAAACCCTGGAAGATTATGACTAGgaagggaaaaggaaaaggaaaacggAAAGGTAAGAAGAGGAATCAGGCGATAGAGAAAAGGCCGCGATGGTTGGAACTTCCGGAAGTTATATGGGTGGACATATTACAGAGGCTGGGGGCAGTAGGGATGATGTTGACAGCAGAGAAAGTGTGCACTACGTGGAGGAGATTGTGCAAAGATCCTTCCATGTGGCGAGTCATTAACATGAATAATTGTTGTGATACCTACCTCGTGTCCTACTTTAAGGCACAGGAAATGTGTCGGCGTGCCGTTGATCGCAGCCAAGGAGAATTGGTTGATATCAACATGGAGTACTTCGCCACTGATGAGTTGCTTGCATATGTAGCAGAGAGGTAAAATTCTGGCTCCTTCAATTGTCTTGTGTTAGTAGATTTTGTTTTTTACCCTGCTTAAAAACTGGGAGTGAATTTAGCAGCGAAAGGAGCCAGGGCTGCAGAATGTGTATTGTTGGGCAGACTGATTAATTACACTAACTAATGTCGATGTAATTTAGTGGCTCTAATATAAACAATATCAGTGCATGTATaagttaaaataaatatattcattttttttgCTCCAAAAATCTCTTAATAACAATTTTGGTTATTTTCCCCTTCCTCTATTTAAAGGCATATTTTAAGTCTCTAATTTTGTCAAGAAATTGATGACCTTATGGAAGAATTTTAAGGGGCAAGACAATATAGTATCTTTCTGAGAAAATTGTATAAAAAGACCTATCTTTCATTAACCTTAACAGTAGAAACATCTGAAAGGATACATCTAACCACAATCAAGAAGATAAAGGGttaaaagagagaagaaaagtagGTTTTTCTTTTACTGTTTTCCTTTTTGTCTCTCTTTCTTCTGGCCTTTCCTTTCAGTCTACGGCCAAAGGAATTCATTGATCCTGATAGTAGCCAGCTgcagtggcggaggcaggatctccATGAAGGGGTTCAAAAAATTTTTTTTgtagctagtgggaattgaacccATGACATTATGTAGATTTTGAACCCCCAtgaccactaaactacacttttggattgtgttaaggttgttcaaaacttaatatatagagataaaaaacagattttgccttatatatacagtgtaatttttcggcgaagggtgtTTGGGTGAACATCCTTGcgcccccctaaatccgcccctggcaAGCTGTGTATAGAGAAGGAGGAGCCAGAGCTGGTGGATTATCACATAGTCCTTACTGTCCCCAGAAAAACTATTAGGTAGTTGAATGAATGTCGATTCCCATAAATGCTTAAATATTTTAGTGTGGCGTCGGCTCAGTTTCAGTTGCCATAAAGATATACCGTGAGCACCTTTCATGTTGGACTATTTTCAGTTTAAAGTGACAGCCCTACTTGAGGTTGGTTTTTATTCTGATGGGCAAAAGATAGTTGTTACTACATCTTTACGCTGTTGGGACTTAGGATATTCAAATGCATTCTTACAAATTGTAGCTCAAAACAAATTGGATTCGATCCGGTATTGTTACCAAATGAAGTTTTAGGAGcttttgttatattttaattgttgcaatgGTTCGTCTTTTCAAGTTTGCCATAGTCCTGATATAAAGTGTCTTCTGCttgttcttttattttcaattgaACTATATGCACTTTTAGATATAAATCATATTCGAGACTTTTGTTTAGGCTTTTATTGTTGTGCCATCATGGTTACGTCCTTTTCCGTTCAgttctttgtttaaaataaaaaatgcatGTTTTGAACTAAAGAGCTGAGGCTTTTAAGTGGCTTGTAACTTTTTTTTATATGCTATCAGTGCATAGAAGTTAAAAAGGGAGAATAGTTGGAGAAACTTCCTAATATGTTACTCCTTCCATCCTATGGCATAGACACTGTTTAACTAGACACTGGGTTAGAGTGGTAAATAAATGTTTTAGTATTGGATCCAGCCTCTTGTGTGAGAGTTCTGCTTAGCTGCAGATTGTGATAAGGAAAGAGAGGGTGAGATTATTGTGATAAACCTAGTCACAATTCACTCTCATAATCTATTTTGAAGACTAGAGGTTTATGTTACATAAATACATGAGAAAGGTCCgtcattattttctttaaatttattcCGGAAAAAGTTTAACAGAGCTTGTATCCACATCTTGGGAGCTACTAAATGTATAGTTGACAGAATACAATGTATGTCCCATGAACTTCTAATTTCCTATACACCAGAAAGAAGTTTATGCTCTTTTCTTCGAATGTTGATGTTCCTCCAGCAATAAGCTTAACTGAGCATGGATCTTGCTGTGCCAGGAGCCTTGGCGTCTGAGTTCTATCATCCTTCTAGTATACTCTGGAATCTGTGAAGTGTATTTCTTGCCGCTTATCATCTTGTACATATCTTATACAATGTCTTGCATGAATAGTGTTCATGATACATTAGTCATTTAGTTGTAAAGCACTTTGAATTCCTTGCTTAATCCTGCAAAAGTTAATTTTACTAGGTCTGTTGTATCCTGGGATAACTGATTCTAGGATTATTGTTTCACCCTCTggcaggtataagttatcccagtaCTATTTTTAATCTCAGATAACTTATCCGAGGATTAGTAACCAAACAAGGGATTAGGCGATACTAAAATTTATCCCACGATTATTTTTGCTTGTCCATCATACCAAATGACGCatccatttttttgttttttctttctttttcttttttatttaagtAGTATATTGTTTTATCCTACTTATTATATACCTTGCACTAGTCTTCTGTAATCTGTACTAGTGTTGTGTTTGGTGATATTGCTTCAGTCAGTAACTCAGTGGGCACATCCATTAATTCATGTCGTTTTTGTTTACCAGATCAGGAAAATTGAAAAGACTTGGCATTGCATGTTGCTATGATATGGTACACAAAGACTTGGTTGAAGCAGTTCAAAAGTTCCCATTGTTAGAGGAGTTGAGTCTGACGCACACTACCATCACAACAAAAGGCATTGAAGCTATTCGACGCTCTTGCCCACGCTTGAAATCCTTTGATGTGAATAATAACTCTTGTTTTATGTGTCTTGTGTGGTATTCAGACTATTAACCATGCGTttgaatataatatttattatgaAACAAATTGTTTATGCAACATTAATAAATTTTTGCATCAAATAGATCATTTGTTTGTGTCTATTTACTTGCATAGGAGATGATTTGGTGTATAGGGTTTAACTTATATACAAGATCAAATCATCAGTTCGTATAAGTTATATGTTCACAACTGGTTTGTAACTTTTTTGCTCAACTCAATTTGTTGATTATGAATATCTTTTGCCTTAGACAAAACTTCACATCCATTTTGACATGAAATTGTTATTGGCATAATTGGGGAGACGTAGGTCTATTCAACCTGGAAATGGAGGAACCCACGACCAATGCTCGGTGAGCATCACTAAATCCAGCCAGATCTGCACCCTAACCACCACCCGTGACATCTACCTCCCCTGCTTCATTcagagtaacaacaacaacagcccagTAAAATTGTGTAAGTGGGGTCTGTGGAGGGtaaagtgtacgcagaccttatccctacctcggaggggtagagagactatttccga is a genomic window containing:
- the LOC107819458 gene encoding putative F-box protein At4g05475, with the translated sequence MTRKGKGKGKRKGKKRNQAIEKRPRWLELPEVIWVDILQRLGAVGMMLTAEKVCTTWRRLCKDPSMWRVINMNNCCDTYLVSYFKAQEMCRRAVDRSQGELVDINMEYFATDELLAYVAERSGKLKRLGIACCYDMVHKDLVEAVQKFPLLEELSLTHTTITTKGIEAIRRSCPRLKSFDVNNNSCFMCLVWYSDY